The genomic stretch AAATTGCATGTCTGTTTTTTCAGCTGTGCAGAAGAGGGAGTTAAAATTTTTAAAGATTGTGGCTTTAAAATTTTATACATTGGCACAGAGCCTTTTGTGGCTCTTGATAAATTTACTACTCTCGGCAGTAAAATGCAATCTATAAGGAGGGGGATAAATCATGCTAAACGTGTAGGTATCTGTGTAGAGGAGTGTTTTAGCATTGATGATAAAATTAAAATCGAGCTTGATGCTGTGACTAAAGATTGGCTTCGCACCAAAAAAATGCCTGAGCTTAGTTTTATGGTAGGGAGACTTTCTTTCGATCCTGAGAAAAGATATTTTATAGCGCGTAAAAATGGCCAGGCAATAGCTTTCGCAGTTTACAATCCTATCTATGCAACTAAAAGTTACTATTTAGATTTGAATAGGAGGATGATGAGCGCGCCTAGCGGTACTATGGAATATCTTATTGCAGAGTCTTTTGAGAAATTAATGAGCGAGGGCATAGAAAGGGTTTATCTTGGGCTATCGCCTTTTTCAAACATTCAAGACATAGCAAGCGATAATAGCAATACTTTTGTTAATAAATTAATGAAATTTTTATATGAGCATTTTGATTTTTTCTATTCTGCTAAGTCAGAATATTTTTTCAAACAAAAGTTCAGTACAGGTTGGGAGAAGCGCTGCATGTGCTACTATCCTAGAATCTCGCTTAGAATGCTCTATGCTATATTTTTATCGTTTTGCCCCGGTGGTATAAAAGAGCTAATTTCTTACAAGCTAGCGCGTGTTGGAAAGAGGTTGAAATGATAGTTAGGGAAGCAAGCGTAAGTGACTACATTGCAGTATCGAAAATAATCTCAAGTGTTTTTTCAGAAGATTTAAAAATGATTACTAGCAAGGCAGTGGATGAAAGCCTTGTCTTACCTTTCATTGAAAAAGCAGGATACAATATTTATGTAGCTAAGGAGCAGGCTAAAATCTTAGGCGCGATTGTAATATCTAGGCGCAAGCTGAGTTTTTCTCCATCGTTAATTTGGTTCTATTTTAAAAATTTTGGTATATTTGCTTCTTTAAGGTCTTATTTAAGGCTGACAATGTTTAGGAAAAAAATGCCTAAAAAATTAGACAACGAATATTTTATAGAGGCTATTGCTGTAGATGGAACCGCTAGGAATAGAGGGATAGGTAGAGAACTTGTGGTGCAGGTGGAAAAAACACTAAAAGAAAAAAACGTAAAGTATTTAGGACTTTTAGTTAGAGCTGAAAATACAGCAGTTGAGTTTTACAGAGCTTTAGGCTTCGCAAAAGTAAAAGACTGCGCAACAAGAGCTTTTGGTAAATGGTATTATATGAGAAAAGCGCTTAACCCTAACTTTTTATAAAAAGTAGGTGTAGCAGAGGGCTTGCAGCTCTTACATATTTCTATAGATTTTTCTATAGGAAGTGGTAGTTTACCCTCAAAGCATTTAGCAATTTCTTTGTAGTTTTCTATCATAAAACATTTCTCTCTTGGGTTAGTGAAATAATTATGAAGTCTTTCCAATATCTTTTTAAGCTCTTCTTCTTTTACATTTCCAAATGAAAGCGGTGTGAAATCGCAAGGACAAACATTACCTTCAGCGTCGATATAAAGATGGTCTATACCCGCGGTACAGCCAATAGCTTGTTCGCTTTCTATGTAAGAAAATGCTGAGACTCTAGGATATTTACTAGATTTATTTGCAATTTTATGCACTTCTATTAACTTAGCTCTATCTTTATCATCTAGTGTAGTCTCTTCAGTCAATAACTTGCCGCATGGTATTGGCTCTAGTACCCTTACCTCATCTACTCCTAGCTTTTGTGCAAACTCTAGAAATTCAAAGATTGTGTCAAGGAGCTGCTTGGTGACTACAGTTGAGATTGTAGTATAGAATCCATATTTTTTTGATGTTTGTATAGCATCAAGAGCTGTTTTAAATGCGTCTTTCTGCTCTCTGAGAGCGTTATGTACCTCGCCCTTAAAATGGTCCAGACTAATCACAACCGAAAATAATCCTGCTTTTTTTAATTCTTCCGCTTTTTTGTTAGTAAAGCCATCTCCGGATGTGAAAAGGAGAGTGATGCCTCTTTCATCAACTGCTCTTATAATTTCTGGGAGGTCGTTTCTGAGTAAAGGCTCTCCGCCAGTGAATCCAAAAACAGAAGCCCCTAAATCTTGAAAATCTTTTAGCAATTTGATTACTTCCTTGCTGGTAAGCTCCTTACCGCTTCTATACATATTGCTACAGTGCCAGCAGTTATATTTGCATTTATTAGTCAAGCTTGTGTAAACTGCAGTTGGAGTTTTTTTACTAAAACTTGCAACGAATCTATCGAAAGCTTTGCTAGGAAACGGTGGTACGAAGGAAGAGAATACAATTTTATCGTCGAGCTTTACAAGCTTTTCATATCTTGCTAATTTCAGCGCATAAACTAAAAAAGGTACTGGCAACTTGTATTTAAGGTTGTACATTTTTAAAAGAGCGAGGTATTTTCGTATGCCAGTAAGTTGCATAACTGAATATATGGTTTTTAAGTAGTTATAGTTTTTCAACGCTAACTATTTATATTGGAAACGCTAGTAATTCTTTTTAAAAAGATGGAGAAAACTAGCTACTCAGCTATAATTTTAGCTGTTGCAGGGCTTGCTCTAGTCGTTCTTGCACGAAAGTGCACAATTGGAGTAAGAAAGTGATAAAAATGCGTTTCAGACTGAGGCCTATTGTAAGCTATGTATCAGGCGCTGTGCCTGTGCTCATTATTACAAGCTATCTTCTTTTTTACTGTTCCAACACTCCCTACCCAGTAGTAATGATAGACGGAAGTAGTATGGAGCCTACTCTCAGTGAAGGCGCTATCTCAATATGGTTACCTGCGAAAATAGAAGATATAGAGGCAGGCGATATAGTTGCATATAGAAGTTATGTATACGAGGGAAGGATAATATGCCACAGGGTTGTAGAGATTAGGGGTGAGGGCGCTTTCAGGCGTCTAACAACGAAAGGCGATGCAAACAATTATACAGATCAAGGTCCTGCGCCATACGCTCCGGAGCTGCCTGTAACTGCAAATAATTTGCTTGGCAAGCTAGTTTGCTTCGGCGGTAAGCCTGTAAAGGTGCCTGCCGCTCTCAATCCAATTTTCCAGCTTATAAACGTTAAGAAAGCGCTTGCTGAGGAGCCTGTGTTTTTGGTAGTAGCTGCGCTTGCAATACCCACAGTTATAGGGATTTCTATTGTTTTCATAAAAGTTTCAAGAAGAGGACGAGTTGAAAAAGTAGACACTGAAGAATTGATTCTAGGTCCTGAGCAGGTGCGGGCTGTGAAAGTGTACTGCTACATACTTTTAATGTTTCTTGTATTTGCGTTGATATCAGTGAGGGTATTCTGCAGTAGCCAGACAGTTGTGGTAGGTGTAGAGCTTGGTAAGGAGCCTAGTATGGAAGCAGACGTTTCTTTCGGCGATATGAGAGCTGGTGAGACCAAAGTTGAGAATTTTACATTTACAAATCTAGCGATAATACCGACAAAATGCATAACTCTTTCACACGGTAAAATTTCGAATTGGCTTACAATTCAGAAGCCTGTTGTAGCTTTGGGTGGTTGGAAGAACGGGACGTATCCAATTACTGTTTCTGTACCTGAGGGTACGAAAAGAGGCGAGTATCAAGGCAAGCTTTATACTTTTTTTTCGCCTATTCTGCTGATATTACCTAATTCTTTAATAGAGCCTCTAGCTGGTACGATTGGCGGAATTGTAATTCTATATGTAGTTGCAAGTTGTGTTTGGAGCTTAATCCTTACTTTTTTATTAATCTTAGGTAACAAAATTATAGCAAAATATACGTTAAGAAAAGAATACAGTGAGTTTATGAAAAGATTGCGTTTCAAACCCTACAAAAAACGGTTTGAATTTAAAATTCCTGATTTCAGACGCTTTCTATCAGCAAGCATAGAATTCTCAGTATACAAGCCTCTACTTTCAGCAGCAGTTGTACAGCCGTTGTTTGTAGGCTTTGCTTTTATAATCGGCTACCCTCTTTTAGGGCTTCTTTTGAGTGCGTTCTTTGCAGGCTTTTTTACATATCTACTGGGCTGTAGATGGCGCGGCGGCATAATATTTTCAAGCATTGTTTCAGAGGCTATTTCACTGCTAATAATTACAATACTATTTTCAACTCGTTTTCCAACTCTAAATCCATGGCTATTTGCAGGGGCTATTCTCTTCCTACTTGGAATAGTATTTATTGCATTTTTGCTGCTCGTTATTCCAGTGGTATTTTTAGGTTATTCCGGAGGCGGGCTTGCTAATTGGATTAGAATGAAGCTAAACCCATCTGCTAGAATATTTGCTGATACAGATTTTTAAAAATTTACCATTTCAAGTGATAGTAGTGTCCATTACTTATAGACGCAATTCTTTTTGCAACTAGCGAGCCTTCTTCACTTATATCAACAACCAGTATTTTCACACCGCTCCTCCTTGCGAGCCGGGCTACGCTATAGAGCTCTCTGTATATATTTCCGCCTGGCTCTATCGGTACGTTAGCAGTTCCATCTGTTATGAGTACCAGGATAGGTACGCTCTTTGCAGTCTTACCGCTTCTCGCAATATCCAAACCTGCTAAAATACTTGCAGCAAGTGGAGTAGCGCCGCTTATCTGCAGATCTTTTATGTAAGGCTCGCAGGACTCTACAGCTGGAGTAAGCGGTGAAATAATCTCAGGTGTAGTGCCTGAGCACTTAATTAAAGCTACTTGATCTCTGTGCTGGTAAGCGCTTGTTAATATCAAGCGGGCAACTGCTTTTACAAGCTCCAGTTTCCTCATGCTACTTATAGAACTGCTTGTATCAAGCACTGTTATAATTGATGACGAAACATAGCTAAGCCTTACCTTCTCTCTAAAATCCTGTCTTTTAACTGCAAGTCCTCTCTTAGAGAGCTTCCTTTCCCTCAGCACAGCAGCATGTATTGTCGGCACAATTGCTATATCTCTTACATTTTCACTTTCACGCGGTATTCTATACCGCATATATTTGCCGGTACCAACCGTTATAACTTCAGTTCGTCTGCCAGCTCTAAATGGTCCTACTGGAAGTTTACCCTCCTCAACGCAAGTATCGAGCAGTTTGAAGATAACTTCTGCATATCTATCTTCTAGCTCCCAGCCTTTTGCAGTTCTAAGTACTTCTTCTATCGAAACTCTACTCGCAACTAAAGAGTCGAATTTTCCTTTCGGTAATTTAAGATGCGATTTATCTGCAATTATATAAACAGCTTCAAATTCTTTGGCTGGCTTTATTTTAGATATCTGAGCTACATCCAGAAGTGAAAGTTGATATATTGAAGTTCGTGGTATACGAACTGCGAACACATTGTTTAATAAAGTAAAGCCGTAGTTGGGAGAGAGCTGCTTCCTTATTTTAGAAATTGGGGGTGGCATATTTTACTGTTTGGAAAGAATAATATCAGAAGAGTCCACAACGTCATCTACAGTAACGCTGTCTCTTCCATCGTAAGCGGCTTGCGCTCTAGCTAACTGCTCAATTACTATTGCAATATCGTTCATACGACTTGCTTTAGTAAGTTCTGCAACAGTTCTATAAATATCTTCAGAAACGAAAACATTCGGCAGTCGCTCTCTAGCCTTTAATATCTTATCACTTAATTTTTTAGTCTCATTCTCATACTTAGCTCTGAACTTTTCAGGGTCTTCTGCGAACTCCTCCCTCCTTTTGATTATTTCTATTCCCAGCTCGTAATCTTCGACCATTTTTACTTCTACTCTGAGCGGGATTTTAATCAGTACTGATGGGAGCGAGCGAGGTGAAAATGAGAACTGAAGGCTTTTAGCAGCATCTATTGTTATTGCAGAAGCCATTGAGAGCCAATCTATAATGTAAGTTCCTCTGGACTTGCCGAAAGACGTGACGAGTGGTAGAGTACCATAGGAATATCTTCTATCGCATCTCTGACAATCTTCGCTCTCACAATAAAAAAACTTACACCTATCTGTTTTAGGAGCAATTTCAGCTACCCCTCTAATTGCTGTAAATTTTCCGTTGCCCCTCAAGCCCCAGAGTAGTACGCCGCCTATCGAAGGATTTACGATGTTAAGAATGAGCGCTCTTTTCATTTTCTCTTGACCTACAACTGCTACAAAAGGATAGACAGGCTCTTTAGAGAATAATTTCTGACCTTCTCGTAACTCTATTTTTTCAAGCTCTAGAGCTAAGTTTTTCAGCTCTTTCTCAAATTCTTTGGATTTCAATTCAACTGATTTTTTTAGTACCGCAGTTTCAGCTCCAAAATGCTCTAACCTCAGTTCTGTGGCTCTTTTGCTATCTTCTAACTCCCTAACAGATTCTTTAAGATTCTTTAGTGCGGTACGCTCTTCGTTCAAAGCGCTATTTAAGTTTTGCAGAATATTGTTTTCAAGTTTAGCTATCTGCCCTTTCAAGAGTTCTAGCTCGCTTTTTAGCGCTTCGTTTCCAGAGCTTATAGCTAGTAATTTATAGTCTTTTTCTTTTCTTAATTCTTCGACGTAACTCTTTAATTCATGCGAGAGCTCTAGGAAGTGGCTTTTCAACTCTTTACTTAATGTATCTTTAAGCTCATCATCTTTAGCTCTTAGCCGCTCTAATTCTCTATAAACTCCAAAATCAATTTTTTCATTTATTCTACTAATTTCAGTTTCCAGACGAGCTTTCCAATCCTCTATTATTCTCCGCTCCTCCTTTACCAACTTCAACTTCTTCGCTAACGCTCTCTTTAATCTAGCAAGTTTTCCTATGCCCCCTCTCGTTCCAATACTTTCATCCCCGCTCAGCATCTACTTGCCTACTATCTTACCTGCGATTTTTCTAAGAAGTTGCACATTGAACTTACCTTCTTCAAAAGGTCCTTTTCTCATTCTGTGCGGGAAGACCATTTCTGTAGCTTTAATAATATCTTCTTTAGTAACTTCAGTTCTACCTTCAAAAGCAGCGTTTGTTTCAGCAGCTCTCTGAATCATAATATCAGGTCTATGACCATCGACTTTAAACTCCACGCAAAGTCTGGATATCCCTTCAAGCAGTTTTTCAGAAGTTTTTACTTGCGGAAGAAGCTCTTGCGCTTTCCTTATTCTCTCTTTCAGTTCATTTTGAGACTTTTCAAATGCGCTTCTAAATTTTTCAGCGCTCTTTGTGAACTCTTTTTGCCTCCTAATAATCTCAACTCTGGCTTCTGTGTCAGGTACTCCTTTTACTTCTATACTTAATGCTAATCGATCGAGGAGCTGAGGTCTAAGTTTGCCTTCCTCAGGATTCATACTCCCAACTAATATGAATTTAGCAGGATAGCTTACACTTATACCTTCACGTTCTACACTACAAACACCCATTGCAGCAGCGTCGAGCAGTACATCTACAAGATAGTCATCTAAAAGATTAATTTCGTCAATGTAGAGAATACCTCTGTTCGCTTCCGCCATAAGGCCTTCTTCAAAAGCTTTAAGACCCTCTTTCAGTACTTTCTCTACATCTAGTGCTCCTACAACTCTGTCTTCAGTAGCGTTGAGAGGCAGGTCTACAACTTTTACTTTCCTCCTCTCTACCTCCAGCTTCTCACCTTTTTCAATTCTTTCCTTGCACTCCCAGCAGAGCGCCTCAGGTACATTGGGGTCGCAGCTGAACCTACAGCCTTTTACAACTTCTATTTCAGGCAACAATTCTGCAAGCCCTCTTACAGCAATAGATTTAGCTGTACCTCTTTCGCCCTGAATCAGCACTCCTCCTATCTGAGGATTGATAGCATTGAGCAACAAAGCTCTTTTCATTGTCTCCTGACCTACAATTGCAGTAAATGGAAATAGTACGCGCTTGGTCTTCGATACTTTTCTCTCGACGAGCTCGGGCGTTGGCATTTCTACCATTCTCTCTGCACTAGGCTCTCCTTCAGCTGACGGCAATGTTACACTTAACTCTTCTACGACAGGTGTAACTCTTTCCTCGTATTCACCTTCTAGAATTTCATCAAATAAATTTTCTATTATAGCCAATTGGTCAGGCCTGAATATATTAGGGTTTACGCTTACTATCAGAGTAGCCATTCTTTTAGAGGCTGCATCTGTAATGTTTTTAAGAAAATCTACTGTAACATCGATATTCGTTCCTTTAACTATCTGGTCAAGTCCATGTAGAAATACAATGCCATTTTTTGTTCTGCCCATAAACTCTATTATCGTATAGGTAAGTTCGAATTGAGCTCTTCCAGGCGAAATTGCATCTGCATCGGTTGCAGAGCTTAGCCAGTACACAGGTACGTTTTCTGAGAGATTGTATTTTTTTCTAAGTTTGTCATGATATATCGTAGAAATGCCGCAGGCAGGTCTCCCAGCATGCACACTTTTTACGAACATATCAAAGCCCATTGTGGGGCGTTCTTCTTTAATAAGATATGTCAAGCCCGGCTCAAGCTCTAAAATTTCAGGTCTTGTAGCAATACCGCATGCAGGGCACATTCTTAAATCTTTTGTTATTTGAGCGCCGCAAAATCCACATTCGTAGATATTCTCTTCAAACACTGCACCGCAAAACTGGCATATGATAGTTTCGCCATCTACGTCAGATCCGCAAAGTGGACATGTATATGCCAGCTCAGCTGGCGGCGCTACTACTTCTTCTTTTACCTCTTCAGTTTTAGGCTTTTCTCCCTTCTTCAGCTTAGCTCTCAGTCCCATTTTACCCTATTCCGTATTTTTCCATTACCTTTTCGTATAGCTCATAATTCTTAGATTTTCTGAAAGTATCTACAACTTCCGGAGGTAGTTCGCCTAGTAGCTCGTCAACAATTGCAAGCAGTTTTTTAACGTCTTCGTCAATAACTATTTCTTCTTTCCCCCTTTCAAGCCTTGTGAGCAGTTCAACCCTTTCTTCACGCCATTTATCCCATCTTGTCTCAAGCTCTTTGAGTACTTTTATTTGCTCACCAAGCTCTGATTTGGTACGCTCTAACTCTTCAATTTTAGCATTTATCTCAGAAACTTTAAGCTTCAATTCCTGCTCAGCTCTTGCTACACGCTCTTCTCTAGCCCTTATAAGCGCTTCTTCTTTTACAAGCTGCTCTCTCATAATAGCAATCTCTTTCTCTTTGAGCTCAAGCTCTTTGCGAAGCTTCATTCTGTAGTGTCTAAGCTTCTCTTCTAACTCTTTTATTAATCTTTTTTCTTCTTCAATATCAAGCTCTTCGTATTGTGGCTCGAGCTTGATTAATTGTAGTTGAGCCCCTTCTTCATAAGCCTCTATGACTTTTTCTTCTACATCTTTTCTAAGCTCATGCACTAGTGGGGCTTTTGTTGGTATTATCTTATTGGCACTTGGAACCTCAAATCGCTTTTCAGGCATTTCCTTGCTTGCCTGCTCTGGCGCTCTCTTTCTCTTTCTGAACAAGCTACTCAGCAATCTACTAAAAAACCCCTTGATGTCCATTTATTTTCACACACCATATTCTTTTAATATTCTTTCGTAAAGTTCATAATCTTCAGTGAGCGCAAACTTTTCAATTACCTCTTTAGGAAGTTTACCCAGCAGTTCATCTAATATTTTAAGCAATCTTTTTACCTCCTCCTGAAGTTTTAGTTTAGCTTCAAGCTCTTTTTCTTTCATCGCTAGCGCACTCTTTTTACTTTCTAGTAATTGCTCTCTTTCTATAAGCTCTCTCTCTATTATCAGCTTCTTCTCAACTAGACCTTCTAGCTCTCTCGTCGTACCCTTAAGTTTTTCAGTCAGCCCCTCTACTGCAAGAATCTGATTGTTAAGTCTCTCCCTGTTTTCAATAACTGACTTCTCTATTTCAGCTATTTTTTTCTGCTGCAGTTCTAGAGTCTGAGCAGCCTCTTTAAGCAATCGCTCCTTTTCAATCGCTTTTTCTAACTCCAATTCCCTATTCTTAAGCTCCTCTTCCCTTTTCATCAGAGCGTCGAGCTGCTCTTCTAGCTTCTCTTTCTCTTTAACAGCGATATTTTCACGTTCACTCAATAATTTTTCTCTCTCCTCCAGGCTCTTCTCCTTTTCGGCTATTTTCTTAGATCTTTCTTGCAGTTCAATATCTTTTTCTTTAACTACTTTTTCTATCCTCTTCTCTTTACTATCCAAAAGTTCTAGCTTTTCAGCTAACTCCTCCTCTTTGAGCTTAAGTTTCTCTTTTAGCTCAACAATTTGGCGCGACTGCTCTTCAGTAACGCTTTCTAATTCTTGCAGTCGAGCTTTTTCTTGTACCTCCTCTTTCTTAGCTCCCTTTCTTAAATCTTCTAAAAATGTTTTCTTCATTTCTTCAAAACCTTTCTGCCTTACAGCTAACTCTTCATACTCCGCCTTTAGCTTCTCTTCTCGTTTAGCTACGTACTCTTCAAAATTTCTCTGTTTCATAGTCAGCTTCTCTTCTAACTCGCTCAGCCTGGCTTCTCTGCGACCAATATTTCCGAGCTTCTCTTTTAATACTTTTTCAAGCTCTTCTCTACGGTGCCAGAGCTCTTTTTCAAGCTCTTTTATTTCACGCTCCTCAGGTGGCAGCTCGGTAACATTGTAATCTTCATAGACTGTCCCGATAGGGAGCGCACTCAGATTTTTATCATTTTTTGGCTTTTTAGTATAGTACTTTCTGTTTTCTACCATGTTTAACTTTTATTTTTCGCCTCTTTTGCGGACTGCGTTTTCTAGCAGCCATCTCAAAGCTGTAGTTCTGTGCGTACCGCTCGTTTCTGAGCTACTAACTACTTTTCCTGCAGATACACGCATTATTAAAAATCTAATTCCAAGTGCAGATAGAGCAGCTAAAATAACGAATCCAATTATAAACCAGTAATTGAACTCTAGTTTTTTCAGCTCTGAGACAAGCGGTTTTGAAATTTCAGCGCTCATATTAAAGACAGTCTCTCTCACTTTGACCTTTACAGTATACTTGCCCGTCTCTAAAGGTACGGTAACGTTGCATGTATATCTACCTTCAGAGTCTGTAGTGGTATTAACTACAAAGCCAGTCTCTACAATTTCTATTGTAACATTTGCGTTCGCTACTTTATCAGGGCCATCATTGTATAGAACTTCTCCCGAAATAGTTATTTCAGCTCCGGGCTGTCCAGGCGATATGAACTCGAGCGTTACACTAATATAGTAAGGTGGTACCAGCTTCTCGGCAAACTTCAGAGTAACCTTTTTATTATCAGTCATTGCAAGCTTGGCTTCTGTCGAGGTGTAGGTATTCTGGTTTTGAGTTGTATAAAAAGCTACTACTTTATAGTTGCCTACAAATTCCTCGCGCTCGCCTGTTATTTCACTGCCTAAAAGTTTGAATTTAGCTATGCCATATTTATCGGTTCTTGCAGAGGTATAGAAAAGCTCAGTTAAATTGTTATAGCTATACACGCGTACTTCAGCATCGCTTACAGGAAGATTATGCCCGTTTACTACCTCTACAGTAAGCCACCAGCATTTATAAATAGTTGCTTCAGTTGCGATTTCAGGTGCTGTGACGTTCGTTAAATATCCTGAATACTTCAATCTCAAGGGCTGAGTGAATGTGCAGTCTCTAATATCGAGAGTTTGAGTAGCTATTTCAAGTTTTTCGCTAGCTAGTTGCGAGCCTGCTAGCGCTAGCGTTGTTGTATTGAATATTAGGTACGAGGCGTTTGCCACAACGTTTTCTAATCTTGTTACTGCACATTTTGCGTACACTGAGCCTTCAAGGGTAGTATCCTTTAGAGCTATATTGGCATTATCTGAGCCTATGATGTTGAGTTTTAAATAACTTCGCTCGCTAGCGTTAAACGTGCAGTTATCGAAAAGGTATAGATTCAAATGCTCGTTGCTGACAGTACTGCTGTTTCCCTCTATAATTAGTCTGCCTTGATTCTCAACAGAAATGAAATATCTTCTTTGACTGCTCTGTATTATGTTTAGAACAGTGTTCTTGCGAATAATAAGAGTAGCATTATTTTTCACCAATATATTGCCGTCTTGAACATACGTATAAGTTTCGCCATCCTTTGCATACTCAGAATTCTCAAGAATTTTAGTTGAGTTTTCAGCTATAATAATATCTCGTCCTGCAGAATAGAAGCTCGATATTAGTGGCACTTCAAACCTCAACACTGCGCTTTTTATATTTACTACATCTTCTAGCTTAGAATAAACTTGATAGTGTGGCAATGCAATAGCAGTGGTTGTAGTAAGGCCGTTGTAGAAAGCCAAGATTCTATAATTACCTAAGAACTGCTCACCTGTAGCTGTGATAATATCGCTTAGCGCATAGGTCTCGAATTTTCCTTTGTGGCTTGTAACTCCTGTTTGATAGACACTATCGTTCAGCAGATGCTTGATATGCACAGTTGCGCCACCTACCGGCACATCAATTACATCTCTTACGTAAATGCTCAGCACTCTATAAATTGAAATTGCAGTAGTTCCTGTAGCTATAGCAGATGGGAGTGTTACATTAAAAAGGGTACAAGCGCTGTCTGTAGCGTTTAGGCATGAAGTAAGTACTGAATTTGTAGCGCTGAATAATACCTTGTTTAGCTCAGTAATGCTGGAGCTGAGCGTAGATGCGACAACATCTATTGTAGAGCTAGTTCCTGATAGCAGTGTGCAGTTGAGTTTAGAGTTCATAATTGTAACAATGCTGTCCGTCAGCTCTAATTTACCTGCGCTCAGCTCTACAGAGCCGTTGTTCAGCTCTATATATGCTGTGTTTTCAGTCTTTATCAGCAGTGGGTAATTGCTTTTAAGAATGCCATGCTCTACTACTCGAAGCGTACCGTTATTTCTAACTTCTATGCTGTACTGATAAGCATAATCTTGCAGCACAGTAAAAGTGCCTACAATTACTAGGCAGCCGTTATCTCTTACAACTACGGAGCCGTGGTGCGTATATTCACCTTCTATTAGCAGAGTTGAGTTCACCACACTCAAACTTTCTGCTCTTGGCTCAGTTCTTTCTGCAGCATTTATGCTAATACTACTCAGGCTTATAATGAGCAGAAGACATCCTATTAAACTAGTGATTTTTCTCATTTTACAATTAATTTTATGTTACTTTTAGTATATAATCTTTGCTCTTACCACCCTAATTTCGACTATGTGCTGGATTTTAAGCCTGACTTCGCCAGTTAAGGTGAGACCTTTACTCCCTTTGTGAAATAAATAAAAGA from Candidatus Thermoplasmatota archaeon encodes the following:
- a CDS encoding carboxypeptidase-like regulatory domain-containing protein, whose protein sequence is MRKITSLIGCLLLIISLSSISINAAERTEPRAESLSVVNSTLLIEGEYTHHGSVVVRDNGCLVIVGTFTVLQDYAYQYSIEVRNNGTLRVVEHGILKSNYPLLIKTENTAYIELNNGSVELSAGKLELTDSIVTIMNSKLNCTLLSGTSSTIDVVASTLSSSITELNKVLFSATNSVLTSCLNATDSACTLFNVTLPSAIATGTTAISIYRVLSIYVRDVIDVPVGGATVHIKHLLNDSVYQTGVTSHKGKFETYALSDIITATGEQFLGNYRILAFYNGLTTTTAIALPHYQVYSKLEDVVNIKSAVLRFEVPLISSFYSAGRDIIIAENSTKILENSEYAKDGETYTYVQDGNILVKNNATLIIRKNTVLNIIQSSQRRYFISVENQGRLIIEGNSSTVSNEHLNLYLFDNCTFNASERSYLKLNIIGSDNANIALKDTTLEGSVYAKCAVTRLENVVANASYLIFNTTTLALAGSQLASEKLEIATQTLDIRDCTFTQPLRLKYSGYLTNVTAPEIATEATIYKCWWLTVEVVNGHNLPVSDAEVRVYSYNNLTELFYTSARTDKYGIAKFKLLGSEITGEREEFVGNYKVVAFYTTQNQNTYTSTEAKLAMTDNKKVTLKFAEKLVPPYYISVTLEFISPGQPGAEITISGEVLYNDGPDKVANANVTIEIVETGFVVNTTTDSEGRYTCNVTVPLETGKYTVKVKVRETVFNMSAEISKPLVSELKKLEFNYWFIIGFVILAALSALGIRFLIMRVSAGKVVSSSETSGTHRTTALRWLLENAVRKRGEK